The genomic DNA CATGACAAGCGTGGCGTCTTCTGGGTGAAGCCGACAAAGATCGATGCCGATGCGCAACTTTTAGGTCTGTTGGTCAAAACTGCTATGCAAAAGAGCAACAAGGAGATTCGTTCTGCGTTGGATGTCTATGCACGCACGGGCGGCGAAAGTAAATTCTTGGCCCTGCCCTCCTCGGTGCAAGCAGGCAATGTCTCCACCGGTCGAAAATTACTCAGGGACGGGCGGCCCGACGAAATTGATTCATCGGTCATCAGAAAGCAGGTGGCGAGCTCAGTCGACCTGGCAAGGGACATACAGCGCGCAGCAGAAAGATTGGGTAAAGGATATGAAAAAATGGCTGCGGAGGCTGGCGAAGTGGTTACCAAATGGGCTTGGGTGGAACGAGAGACAAGAAAAAAGACCTCGGATGTTAAAGGTGATacgaagaaggtggagatggatatCGAGGGTAgtgcagaggatgaagaactTGACTGGGAGGATGAGCGCTCAGTGGACCAAAGAGAAAGTAGAGTCAGGGGGAACAATCAGGACAGACATCATCCAAcagaaaggaggagatgggaacAAAGAGGAACGAGCAAGTCACGCCATGATTCACCCAGCCATAGAAGATACGGCCATGAACAAGATTCAAACAAGGTTAAACCACGTGAAAGGGAGGCTACCATGCACGAAGGCAAGGTTTCGTCTTTTGGATTGCGGAGGTGAGGCAGCAGTAGTTTCGTATTTTGAAAAATTTTGTACATTGTAGAGACTTTTGATCCATAACCATCTCACTCATCGCACGTACAGTCATTGATGCATTGTCGCCAACGTAACATTGAATCGTGTACAACACTAGCTTAGGGTGAGGTATGAAGATTTTGATTTCTCCCTCTAGCTCCCGGCGCCATCCATATAACATCCAAACTGCTAGAACTCAACATCCCTTTCCGACCATTTTTTCATCACAGGTCCCACCTGGTCACCAAAGGCTTTCTGCCACCTTCCCACGATTCTACTCCAACCTCCCACCGATTGTGCTTGAGTATTAAGGCGTAATATCCAAATGGTGGTAAGGACGGTAAAGAGCATCAGTGCAACGGTCACTTGCCCTTCATTAGTAACTGAACCTCGCATTGATTAGATGGGAGGGGGGTTGTCAACTAACAAAGGACTCCCAATCTGGTTGTCTTTCTCGACCCATCATCTATCTGAATACCCCGTTTCATGCTCCCGACCAGGTTGCCCCCGATACCATCGTTCTGGTGCTTTCTCGTCCTGGACGTCGACCTGTTCCTATTCTTTGAAGTAGACCTCTCTTGAGCAGTCTGATTATCCGACACCAAGATAGGTCTGGAGAGCGTGGGTAGGTGGCCCTCGTTTGGAGCTGGGGACAGACAGAAGGTGCAAGAGGTTTCAGTGGCTGGGGATGGTGTGCGAGACCTGCTGGGCATTATGGTATTACGCGTGGGCGTTTGGCAGTTGCTTGGATGTGACGATGACGCGCGTTTCGTTGGGAAAAAGGCGGTGAAAAAAGACAGTGGCAAGATGTAGCGGGTATTATATAAGTGTGTCTAAATAAGTGTGGGAATTATGGATCGCCAGAGTAGATCGCAGATTTTCAGTGGCAGCTCCGCTCCGTCATGTGGCGACGACTAAACTCGAGACAAACACATTTTAGAGGCCACAAAAAGGACCCCGCCGTTGGCCGGCCCAAAAGCCAAGACTTCCCGGACTGCCCCCTGCGCAAGAGTGATGTCACTCGACAACATCACAACCGAACCACCGGAAAATTATCCATTGTTACGTAACTAATTGCTTAGCTGCCGCCATTTCTGTCAGCAAGATCAAGCGTACAAGCGTCGATCGGATGAAACTGAAAACCAAGCAGACAACGAGCAGGGAAGAAACACGACCAAACAGACAGGTCAAGCGGTTGCTTTATCTTTAAACTATTGAAAGAAGGCGTAAGAACAACCAATAACGACGGAACGGAAGTGCCCAACAAGAACAGTATTCATAATGTCAACCACTAACTACTTCAAATCATACAACTGCTACGGTTGTGCACATTTTTGGTGTAGACTAATCATTCATCATAGTTTAGTACGCGTGAGTATCAATAGGCAATTCGTGCACGACACCAGTGTTGAGACCCAAGGCTTCTCTTCGGCTTTTACCAACTCCTTCGCTTACGGGAATGGGCTTCTCAGCCAAACTCGAAACTCGTGTCCCGTGTCGGGGCTCGGCGGACCCCTCGTCGAGGTAGTCATAAACAGCGGAGTGGATGGCTAGGGATAAATGTCAGTAAACGTGGGCACCTGTGATCAAATGACAAAGGCGCGTACAAACTCGGTTGCTAAAATGCGTCGGTCAGAAATGAATTAAAACAACAAGAAAGAAGGTAGGACTCACTCCCACAAAGCACTGGATCGAGGAGTCCATCGGAACCTGACTTGGGTATCTGGGTTTTGCTCATACACTTGGAAAAGCTGTGGATCATTTCGGAAATATGATCAGTTGACGGCGAGGTCAAATGCAAATCAATAAACTTACCTTCTGCAAAATAGCTTGGGCTTCCGACTGCTCGAAGCCCTTAATACCAATAGTGTATCGAGAGTTGACGAAAAGAGCCTTCCATCCAGTCGCCGGGTGGACGCGAACGATAGGATGAGCATTGATGATGGGCTCAAGCTCGCCAGTCACCGGATTGGGGTAGCTGTGAGCAGATCGATACAAGCCCTCAAGACCATCGAGGACTTTCTGGAAAGCAGGAGAAAGCTTGTCATACGCAGCATAGCCCGAAGACCAGAGAGTGTCACCGCCAACTCCGGGGAGATGgtcaagatgaaggtgagtgACTCCAGGGGGTTGAGGTTCGTGAGTCAAACTAATCGACCAGGTTTAGTCATTGTAAACTTTCAAAAGATTGTAAAACTTACTCGGTGTGCCACTTTTGGGTGGCAAAGGGGTTTTTGTAGTCGGGGACACGACCGGTGGACCTGAGGACTTCGTCTGTGATGATTGAGACTCCAGGAAGCCCAGGAACTCGGGCGGCTGATGGATGAATCTCGGGAGTACCAAAGTATTTGCCGAGCTCGAGTTGGGTCTGAGGAGTGAGGTCTCTGAAGGTAGGAATAGTGTCGGCGACAACTCATGGTCTTGCGTATAAAATGAGTGATGAGACATTACTTACTGGTCTCGGAAGAATACCACAGTGCGCTCAGCAATCAGGAGCGCAAGCTCATCTTTCTGCTGGTCACTAAGCTGGTTAAGTTGAAGACCGACTATCCTGTGACAAGTGTCAGTGacaaagacaaagaagaagtgtaGATCAAATCTTACTCGGTACCAAGGTGAGGGGACAAGTGGATAACTTCTTTGGCGGCGCCAAACAAtgctttcttttccttgtcaGCCCTGGCTCCGGGGTCCTTGTGCTCCCATCCCTGAGTAATAGACGTTAGTTCACTAAATTGCAATTCCCATCCCAAAagcgaaaaagaaaaaaacaaTACCCACTTCCTTGCGAATGTCACTGGCGAGTTCGATAGTCTTGGGCCTGATTGGGTACTCTGGGTAACCCTTGGAAAGGTCAATACCGGCTTGAACCAAACGCTCTAAAAGAGGATTAAGTATCTCGGTCAGCGAGAAGCTTATTTAATAGAGTATCAAAACCAACCTCGAGTGCTCTTggcgagagagaaaggTCTGCCCAGGGTGTCTTTGTCTACGTTGTCGTTGACGGCGATAGGCATCTTACAGAGATGTTGTTTGAGGAGTTGGTAGGGTCAATATGTCACTAGTACTGCTAGCTATattcctcatctccctACTTGTCTTTATATATGCATCTTTCTGGCAGACCGGATCGGCTTCGCCCGAATCGAACTTGAAATCGACTTGATTGCTCAGCAAAGACCAATAATCAACCTGTGGCCTTTAAtcaacctcttcttgcgACTTGCGTTACAAGAGGTCGCAAGATGGCACCATCGATAAGATGA from Cryptococcus neoformans var. neoformans JEC21 chromosome 3 sequence includes the following:
- a CDS encoding sulfonate dioxygenase, putative: MPIAVNDNVDKDTLGRPFSLAKSTRERLVQAGIDLSKGYPEYPIRPKTIELASDIRKEGWEHKDPGARADKEKKALFGAAKEVIHLSPHLGTEIVGLQLNQLSDQQKDELALLIAERTVVFFRDQDLTPQTQLELGKYFGTPEIHPSAARVPGLPGVSIITDEVLRSTGRVPDYKNPFATQKWHTDLTHEPQPPGVTHLHLDHLPGVGGDTLWSSGYAAYDKLSPAFQKVLDGLEGLYRSAHSYPNPVTGELEPIINAHPIVRVHPATGWKALFVNSRYTIGIKGFEQSEAQAILQKLFQVYEQNPDTQVRFRWTPRSSALWDNRVSIHSAVYDYLDEGSAEPRHGTRVSSLAEKPIPVSEGVGKSRREALGLNTGVVHELPIDTHAY